DNA from Dietzia lutea:
AGCTTCTCGCGCGGGGGATGTCCAACGAGGAGATCGCACGGTCGCTGGTGGTGGAGGTCTCCACGGTGAAGTCGCACCTGGCGCGGATGCTGCCCAAGCTCGGCGTGCGGTCCCGGCTGCAGGCGGTGGTGTGGGCGTACCAGAACCGCGTGGTCGCGGTGCCGGACCCCGAGGGTCGGTGAGACCCCCGAGGCCACGCGGGTCCTACCGGCCGAGCCGGCCGGGGTAGCCGAGCGGGCCGCGGTAGCCGAGCCGGCCGCGCGTGAGGACGGCCACGGCCGCACCGGCCACGAGCGCGCCCACGGCCAGCGCGTACATCCAGCCGTCGCCGTCTATGCCGGGGAACATCTCGTCCCACATCAGGGAGGCGAAGGTGTTCACGCTTACGTGCGCGAGGATCGCCAACGGCAGGCTCTGGCCGGTGCGGTTGAAGATCCAGGTCATGACCAGGTTGAAGCCTAGGCAGAACAGCAGGAACGACGTCGCGCGGGTCCAGCTCGCGTCCGGATACCCGCCCCACTCGGTGAAGAACAGCGGGAAGTGCCACAGCGCCCAGATCGGCCCCAGGATCATCGACGCGACCAGCGGGCTGAACCGGTCCTGCAACCGGGGTAGCGCGAAGTCACGCCAGCCCGGCTCCTCCGCGAGCCCCGTGGTGACGAACTGGAAGAGCAGAAGCGGCACGTACATGCTCAGCGCCATGAGCGACGGCGCGTGGATCTCACCGCCGGAGAACGCCAAGCCGGTGAGCAGCATCCCGCCGGGCACCCCGAGAAGGGCGACCGCGTACCAGCGACCCGGAACCCGCCAGCGCAGTAGTCGCCGGACCCAGCTGCGTATCCCGGCCCGCCCCTCGGTGACGGCGGTGACGAGGAAGGCCGAGAAGATCGGGCCGAGGTACGCGCCGGGGAGGACACCGACGATCGAGTTCAGCGTGACGGGCAGGACACCGAGCGCGGTCTCGGAGAGGACGTAGGGCGTCCACGCGATCCAGCTGAGCAGGTTGGCGAGGACGAAGAACGCGGGTAGCGGGTGGCGGCGGATGATCTCGTGCGGCCGCGGCCGCGGCCGCAGTCGGCGCGTGATGGCAGTGGCGGTGTCGGTGGGGGTTTCGGCGACGGTCATGACCGGTTCCTTCGGTGAGGTGGCCGCGGTGGGTGCGACTGCTTCTCACGGTAGGAACCGACCGGGCCAGCTCTCGAGGGGAGAAAGGCCGCATCGCGGCGTTTGCATCGAAAGGTGCAAGAGGGACCTGCCGCCCGGCGAAATACTCGACTCCGTCCGGCCCCGTCCACCACATCGCGGCAGGTAGATAGCCTAATGGGGTTATTGAACCGGGACTTAATGTTCGAACCCAGGTGCGATTGCGGCGGTAGGATAGGGACATGATCTCGGACCTGGTGGAGTCGACGACGACGAGCGTTGAGCAGCTCGCGTCGGTGTGCTGGTCGGAGGTGTCCGAGTCGGAGTTGCCTGTGGTGTTGCGGCGGCTGGAGGAGGTGTCCCGGCGTGTAGAGGCCATCAGTGCTGCGGGGGCTGCGGAGGCGGCCGGCCGTGCGGAACGTGCGGGCCGGTCGGTGTCTTCGGCGGCGACGTCGCTGGGCAAGGATCTGGGGTTGACGGCGGGGCAGTGCCGGGCCCGGATCGACGCCGGGCGTCGTGAAGGATCTCCCGCGATGGAGGCGCATCGACGGGGCCGGATCACCGCCGGGCAGGAGCGGGCGATCGGTGAGGCGGTCGCCGAACTGCCCGAGGGCACCCCCGATGAGGCGCGGGAGGATTTGTCCCGCCACCTGACGGGGTTGGCGCAGGCGGGGGCCAGCGTGCGGGCACTGACCGCGGCGGCGGCGAGGGAGTTGGCCAAGGCGGATCCGGGCCGGCTGGAGCGGCTGGAGAAGATGCAGCAGAAGCGGCGGGAGTTGCGGGCGCATCGGCCGGGTCTAGATGGGCTGGCGAGCATGGGGATCACGGCCGAGCCGCGCCTGCAAGCGCTGCTCGCGGCGGTGATCGCCCGGTTCGGCGGCCCGGGGCAGTGCATCGCCGCGCCGGCGGATCCGGAGTCTGGTGAGCAGGCCGGCCCGGAGGCATTGGCTGCGGACGACACGCGTACTGCGGGCCAGCGGGCCTATGACGCGCTCTGCCACGTGCTGGCTCTGGGCTTGGCGGTGGAGCCGGGCGCGAGCCGCGGGGTGGCGGCGATCGTGGTGCGCCTGACGCCGGAGCAGATCGACGCGGTGGAGGCCGGTGGGCCCGGCGGGCTGGTCGGCACCGACGGCGGGGTGCAGCTGAGCGCCGGGCAGGCGGTTTCGTTGGCGGGACGACGGTCCTGGTTTCTGTCAGCGCTGCGCGACGGGCGCGAGGAGCTGCGCCGAATCGACGTGGACCGGGGTCGGGTTCGTCGGTTGGCCTCGGCGATCCAGCGGCTGGTGCTGTATGCCGCGCACGGTGGGTGTACCCATCCGGGGTGCGAGCAGCCGGCGGCGAAGTGTCAGGGCCACCACGTGACGGACTGGTCGCGGGGCGGTCCCACGACGGTGTCGAACCTGGCGCTGGTGTGTCCTGTCCACCACGGGTGGATCGGTGACGGGCCCGGCCAGTGGCGCACGGTCCCGGACCCGGCACGCCCCGGTATGCCCCGATGGATCCCACCCGGGACTCCGGCGAGGGCGGCGTGACCTCCTCAGCGCCGGCAGGTGGCCTGGCCGGGTCGGGCGCTGCGTGCCCGGGCCTCCGGCTGGCCAGCCGACTCGAGATCCCCCCGCGAGCGTCCGGTCACGCTGTCACCTGCGCCGTCGGCGAGCCACCGATCGGTAAGCTGGCCCGCATGACCACCAGCCACCTCGACGCCCCCGACCTCGCCGGCCAGACGGACGCCGATCGGCCGGCCGCGGACCCGGTGCGCGACGCCGTCCACGGCGCCGCCCGTCGCGCCCGCGCCGCCTCTCGCGAGCTGGCGCTGCTGACCGCCGACCGCAAGAACACGCTGCTGCTCGCCGCCGCCGACGCCCTCGTGGCGGCGGAGTCGACGATCCTCGAAGCCAACGCGGCGGACATCGCCGAGCAGATCGAGGCCGGTACCGGAGAGGCCATGCTCGACCGGCTCCGCCTGACCGCCGACCGGATCGAGGGCATCGCCGGCGGACTGCGCCAGGTCGCCGGTCTGGCGGACCCGATCGGGACCGTCACCCGCGGGTCGACCCGGCCCAACGGACTCCAGCTCCGTCAGGTCCGCGTGCCGCTGGGCGTGGTCGGGATGATCTACGAAGGGCGGCCCAACGTCACCGTCGACGCGTTCGGTCTGGCCTTCAAGTCGGGCAACGCGGCGCTCCTCCGCGGCTCCCGCTCGGCACGCAACTCCAACGAGGCGCTCGTCGAGGTGCTGCGCGGGGTGCTCGCCGAGCACGACCTGCCCGTCGACGCCGCGCAGCTGCTGCCCTCGGAAGACCGCTCGTCGGTCACCCACCTCATCCAGGCGCGTGGCCTCGTCGACGTCGTGATCCCCCGGGGAGGCGCGGGCCTCATCCAGGCCGTGGTGGAGAACGCCAAGGTCCCCGCCATCGAGACCGGCACCGGTAACTGCCACCTCTACATCCACGGAGACGCGGACCTCGACGAGGCGATCAGCCTCCTGCTCAACGGCAAGACCCGCCGCTGCAGCGTCTGCAACGCCACCGAGACCGTCCTGCTCGACGCCGCCCTCGGCGACGCCGCCGTGGACCGCGTCGTCGGCGCCCTCCGCACGGCCGGCGTCACCGTCCACGGCGACCGGGAGGGTCTCGTCCCCGCCGACGACGTGGACTGGGGCGAGGAGTACCTCAGCATGGACATCGCCCTCAAGGTCGTCGACGGCGTCGACGAGGCGATCGACCACATCGCCCGCTGGTCGTCGGGCCACACCGAGGCCATCTCCACCCGCAGCATCGACGTGGCCGACGAGTTCTGCGCCCGTGTCGACGCGGCGGCGGTAATGGTCAACGCCTCCACCGCCTGGACCGACGGGGAGATGTTCGGCTTCGGGGCCGAGATCGGTATCTCCACTCAGAAGCTCCACGCCCGCGGTCCCATGGGGCTCGAGGAACTCACCAGCACGAAGTGGATCGCCCACGGCAAGGGGCACGTGCGGCCGTAAGGCACCCGCGCCCGAGCAGGCCGCATCCGC
Protein-coding regions in this window:
- a CDS encoding type II CAAX endopeptidase family protein, which codes for MTVAETPTDTATAITRRLRPRPRPHEIIRRHPLPAFFVLANLLSWIAWTPYVLSETALGVLPVTLNSIVGVLPGAYLGPIFSAFLVTAVTEGRAGIRSWVRRLLRWRVPGRWYAVALLGVPGGMLLTGLAFSGGEIHAPSLMALSMYVPLLLFQFVTTGLAEEPGWRDFALPRLQDRFSPLVASMILGPIWALWHFPLFFTEWGGYPDASWTRATSFLLFCLGFNLVMTWIFNRTGQSLPLAILAHVSVNTFASLMWDEMFPGIDGDGWMYALAVGALVAGAAVAVLTRGRLGYRGPLGYPGRLGR
- a CDS encoding HNH endonuclease signature motif containing protein; its protein translation is MISDLVESTTTSVEQLASVCWSEVSESELPVVLRRLEEVSRRVEAISAAGAAEAAGRAERAGRSVSSAATSLGKDLGLTAGQCRARIDAGRREGSPAMEAHRRGRITAGQERAIGEAVAELPEGTPDEAREDLSRHLTGLAQAGASVRALTAAAARELAKADPGRLERLEKMQQKRRELRAHRPGLDGLASMGITAEPRLQALLAAVIARFGGPGQCIAAPADPESGEQAGPEALAADDTRTAGQRAYDALCHVLALGLAVEPGASRGVAAIVVRLTPEQIDAVEAGGPGGLVGTDGGVQLSAGQAVSLAGRRSWFLSALRDGREELRRIDVDRGRVRRLASAIQRLVLYAAHGGCTHPGCEQPAAKCQGHHVTDWSRGGPTTVSNLALVCPVHHGWIGDGPGQWRTVPDPARPGMPRWIPPGTPARAA
- a CDS encoding glutamate-5-semialdehyde dehydrogenase, producing the protein MTTSHLDAPDLAGQTDADRPAADPVRDAVHGAARRARAASRELALLTADRKNTLLLAAADALVAAESTILEANAADIAEQIEAGTGEAMLDRLRLTADRIEGIAGGLRQVAGLADPIGTVTRGSTRPNGLQLRQVRVPLGVVGMIYEGRPNVTVDAFGLAFKSGNAALLRGSRSARNSNEALVEVLRGVLAEHDLPVDAAQLLPSEDRSSVTHLIQARGLVDVVIPRGGAGLIQAVVENAKVPAIETGTGNCHLYIHGDADLDEAISLLLNGKTRRCSVCNATETVLLDAALGDAAVDRVVGALRTAGVTVHGDREGLVPADDVDWGEEYLSMDIALKVVDGVDEAIDHIARWSSGHTEAISTRSIDVADEFCARVDAAAVMVNASTAWTDGEMFGFGAEIGISTQKLHARGPMGLEELTSTKWIAHGKGHVRP